The following proteins are co-located in the Poecile atricapillus isolate bPoeAtr1 chromosome 2, bPoeAtr1.hap1, whole genome shotgun sequence genome:
- the DENND3 gene encoding DENN domain-containing protein 3 — MEDVLPSGLLEICLLVGAPTERVRALLQGTQRRLKNLPPLDPEVLSVFVPPFISRDDVQVINAGNNLNKSKRRSFRKKKERPKIENVKSLNGEQKASDTEDVTVPKDIDLIALPQLCFPGGLYVTSESKQDHIHFLVFTDVCGNRTYGVVAQYYQSMQDGSTSSNGQGHWESAQTGKMPVCFIPCAVCVISRYPYFSALKDCLSCLLVQLRPFRDLDVEEHIKEFAAKLFLIPSPPPGPLHLVFHMKPLQIIIPSREDPDSPIIDLDLHLPLLCFKPEQVLQIMTCILTEQRIVFFASDWALLTLVAECFMLYLHPLQWQHTFVPILSRQMLDFVMAPTSFLMGCHIDHFDEVSTEGEDLILINIDNGDISHSKMVEEELEIPDVPAQAAETFIKRVEGLQLHFDLELCHLRASTDLGELQTHRRAWQQKLNMDVQQTMLQLIVNIFREVKDHLNYEHRVFNSEEFLKTRSIRDQPFYKKVLETYMFHSFLKARLNRKMDAFARLDLSTQSDEDRLDLMFATPRRLTIEKMASKRISAERKASRRMVISMPNLQDIKLPEGPIRNSSLRKVETDVAMRTPSKSITTFKIPEIRFPLMFQCVHSYYTDFFNHLSKAISTLPPENSALLARYFYLRGLVSLMQGKLLNALSDFQNLEKTDLRIFPTDLVRKIVETLPRSERLQADRKPELKRLISRVMEKQREVLKIDDHVKNFELPKTHMQLDDFVKRIQESGIVRDIDTIHRLFDALTVGQQKQIDPETFRDFYNYWKETEAEAQEVNLPPAVIEHLDKNECVYKLSCSVKTNYGVGKIALTQKRLFLLTEGGRPGYVPIAAFRDIEDVKSTTVAFLLLRIPTLRIKTLSKKEVFEANLKTECDLWYLIVKEMWAGKKMAYDHKDPQYIQQALTNVLLMDAVVGALQSSKSIYAASKLSYFDRMKNEVPMMVPKTTSETLKHKINPSAGETFPQAIDVLLYTPGHLDPSERLDNAHPKLWCALSEGKVVVFDASTWSIQQHCFKMGRSKLTCMVMVEQSQVWIGSQDSIIYIINTHSMSCNKQLNDHRSDVTDIIVDKKNGTPSEAYSSSLDGMVIAWNISTLKVNHAFQLPCQNLTSMKLHNDQLWCCTRSCILVVSTHEFQPQMKIEHHLKDVCSSFLGFQLFPERDEVWASYSGSSDLYIWSTKDLSNTPQKIHLQDCSEITCMIRVKNQLWVGSSGRLQGKSKGKIYVVSAERKSVEKELVGHADAVKALCSAEDRYVLSGSGKEEGKIAIWKAG, encoded by the exons GGCACTCAAAGAAGACTCAAAAATCTTCCTCCCCTTGATCCAGAAGTTCTTTCTGTATTTGTGCCTCCCTTTATCAGCAGAGATGATGTTCAGGTGATTAATGCTGGTAACAACTTGAATAAAAGCAAACGCCGGTCCTTCcgaaagaaaaaagagagaccCAAGATTGAAAATGTCAAGAGCCTCAATGGGGAGCAGAAAGCCTCTGACACAGAAGATGTGACAGTTCCAAAGGACATTGATCTTATTGCTTtgccacagctctgcttcccag GAGGACTTTATGTAACTTCTGAATCAAAACAGGACCACATCCATTTCCTGGTCTTCACTGATGTGTGTGGTAACAGAACATATGGTGTTGTTGCACAGTACTACCAGTCTATGCAA GATGGCTCCACCTCCTCGAATGGGCAGGGCCATTGGGAATCTGCACAGACTGGGAAGATGCCTGTCTGTTTTATACCCTGTGCTGTTTGTGTTATATCCAGATATCCATATTTTAGTGCCCTCAAGGATTGCCTCTCTTG CTTACTAGTGCAGCTACGACCTTTCAGGGATTTAGATGTCGAGGAGCACATAAAGGAATTTGCAGCAAAGCTGTTTTTAATCCCCAGCCCACCACCAGGACCACTCCACTTG GTATTTCATATGAAACCCCTTCAAATAATAATTCCTTCACGAGAGGATCCAGACAGTCCAATTATTGACTTGGATCTCCATcttcccttgctgtgtttcaaGCCAGAGCAGGTGCTGCAG atTATGACCTGTATTTTGACTGAGCAGAGAATCGTTTTCTTCGCTTCTGACTGGGCTCTACTGACACTTGTTGCTGAATGCTTTATGTTGTACCTTCATCCTCTTCAGTGGCAGCACACTTTCGTGCCTATTCTGTCCCGGCAAATGCTGGATTTTGTGATGGCTCCAACATCTTTCCTCATGGGATGTCATATTGATCACTTTGATGAAGTGAGCACG GAAGGTGAAGATTTAATTCTAATTAATATAGATAATGGAGATATTTCACATTCAAAGATGGTTGAAGAGGAACTTGAGATTCCAGATGTTCCAGCACAAGCAGCAGAAACTTTCATAAAAAG AGTGGAAGGTCTGCAGCTGCACTTTGATCTGGAGCTCTGCCATCTTCGAGCCAGCACAGACCTTGGTGAGCTCCAAACCCACAGAAGGGCttggcagcagaaactgaacatgGATGTGCAGCAAACCATGTTGCAGTTAATTGTTAATATCTTCAG GGAGGTAAAAGACCATCTAAATTATGAACACAGAGTGTTtaacagtgaagaatttctgaaaacaagGTCAATCAGAGACCAGCCATTCTACAAAAAG GTTTTAGAGACCTACATGTTTCACTCTTTCCTTAAAGCTCGTCTGAACAGAAAGATGGATGCTTTTGCTCGGCTTGACTTGAGTACCCAGTCTGATGAGGACAG gtTAGATTTGATGTTTGCCACCCCCAGACGGCTGACGATAGAGAAAATGGCTTCCAAGCGAATCAGCGCCGAGCGCAAGGCCAGTCGGCGCATGGTGATCAGCATGCCCAACCTGCAGGACatcaaactgccagagggcccCATCAGGAACTCCTCACTTCGAAAAGTAGAAACAGATGTTG CTATGAGAACACCCTCTAAATCCATCACCACGTtcaaaatccctgaaattcgCTTTCCCCTGATGTTCCAGTGTGTTCACTCCTACTACACAGACTTCTTCAACCACCTCAGCAAAGCTATCAGTACCTTACCCCCCGAGAACTCCGCATTGCTGGCAAGGTACTTCTACCTCCGGGGCCTTGTTAGCTTGATGCAAGGGAAACTACTAAATGCACTTTCTGACTTTCAGAACCTAGAAAAAACAGACTTAAGAATTTTCCCTACTGATCTTGTAAGAAAAATAGTGGAGACCCTGCCTCGCTCGGAGCGCTTGCAGGCAGACCGAAAACCTGAGCTCAAGAGGCTGATAAGTCGAGTGATGGAAAAACAAAGGGAAGTTCTGAAAATAGATGACCATGTAAAAAATTTCGAATTGCCAAAAACACACATGCAGCTGGATGACTTTGTGAAGAGAATTCAGGAGTCTGGGATTGTCAGGGATATAGACACTATCCACCGGTTATTCGATGCCCTGACAGTAG GACAGCAGAAACAAATTGATCCTGAAACATTCCGAGATTTCTACAACTACTGGAAAGAAACTGAAGCAGAAGCTCAAGAGGTGAATCTGCCACCAGCAGTAATTGAGCATCTAGATAAAAATGAATGTGTCTACAAGTTATCCTGCTCAGTTAAAACCAACTATGGTGTAGGGAAAATAGCTCTGACCCAGAAGCGTTTGTTCCTGTTGACTGAAGGAGGCCGTCCTGGCTATGTCCCCATTGCTGCTTTCAGGGATATAGAG GATGTTAAGAGCACAACTGTAGCTTTCCTTCTTTTGAGAATACCTACTCTGAGGATTAAAACATTGTCTAAAAAAGAAGTCTTTGAAGCCAACCTTAAAACTGAGTGTGATCTCTGGTACCTGATAGTAAAAGAAATGTGGGCTGGAAAGAAAATGGCATATGATCACAAG GATCCTCAGTATATCCAGCAAGCGCTGACAAATGTTCTCCTGATGGATGCTGTGGTTGGTGCCCTGCAGTCCTCCAAAAGCATCTATGCAGCCTCTAAACTGTCTTATTTTGACAGGATGAAAAATGAAG TGCCTATGATGGTCcccaaaacaacttcagagacaCTAAAGCACAAGATCAACCCCTCAGCTGGTGAGACATTTCCACAGGCAATAGATGTCTTGCTTTATACACCAG GGCATCTTGACCCTTCAGAAAGACTGGACAATGCTCATCCAAAACTCTGGTGTGCTTTAAGTGAGGGGAAGGTGGTGGTCTTTGATGCCTCTACCTGGTCTATCCAGCAACACTGCTTCAAAATGGGCCGCTCTAAACTG ACTTGCATGGTCATGGTGGAACAGAGTCAAGTGTGGATTGGTTCTCAGGACTCTATTATTTATATCATCAACACCCACAGTATGTCTTGTAATAAGCAACTGAATGATCATCGCTCTGATGTTACAGACATCATTGTGGACAAGAAGAATGGAACACCCAG TGAAGCATATTCCAGCAGTTTAGATGGAATGGTGATTGCTTGGAACATCAGCACTCTCAAAGTGAACCATGCCTTTCAGCTGCCCTGCCAAAATCTCACCTCTATGAAGCTTCATAATGACCAACTGTGGTGCT GTACCAGAAGTTGCATTCTTGTAGTGTCAACTCATGAGTTTCAACCGCAGATGAAGATCGAACACCATCTGAAGGATGTGTGTTCCTCTTTTCTTGGCTTCCAGCTCTTTCCCGAG AGAGATGAAGTGTGGGCATCTTACTCCGGGAGTAGTGACCTGTATATTTGGAGCACCAAAGACCTTTCAAATACACCTCAAAAGATTCATCTTCAGGATTGCTCTGAGATTACTTGTATGATAAGAGTTAAAAATCAG ctgtgGGTTGGCAGCAGTGGGAGGCTGCAGGGCAAGAGCAAAGGGAAGATCTACGTGGTCAGTGCTGAGAGGAAGAGTGTGGAGAAGGAGCTGGTCGGCCACGCCGATGCGGTGAAGGCGCTGTGCTCGGCAGAGGACAGGTACGTCCTCAGCGGCTctgggaaggaagaagggaagattGCCATTTGGAAGGCCGGATAG